One segment of Triticum aestivum cultivar Chinese Spring chromosome 2A, IWGSC CS RefSeq v2.1, whole genome shotgun sequence DNA contains the following:
- the LOC123188780 gene encoding succinate dehydrogenase [ubiquinone] flavoprotein subunit, mitochondrial yields MWRGCVSRGLSKAKASASRLFSTTSSSYTVVDHSYDAVVVGAGGAGLRAAIGLSEHGFNTACITKLFPTRSHTVAAQGGINAALGNMSEDDWRWHMYDTVKGSDWLGDQDSIQYMCREAPKAVIELENYGLPFSRTEDGKIYQRAFGGQSLDFGKGGQAYRCACAADRTGHAMLHTLYGQAMKHNTQFFVEYFALDLLMDNEGNCQGVIALNMEDGTLHRFRATNTILATGGYGRAYFSATSAHTCTGDGNAMVARAGLPLQDLEFVQFHPTGIYGAGCLITEGSRGEGGILRNSEGERFMERYAPTAKDLASRDVVSRSMTMEIREGRGVGPLKDHIYLHLNHLPPEVLKERLPGISETAAIFAGVDVTKEPIPVLPTVHYNMGGIPTNYHGEVVDIKGDNPDTVIPGLMAAGEAACASVHGANRLGANSLLDIVVFGRACANRVAEISRPGDKQKPLEKGAGEKTIAWLDKLRNANGSLPTSKIRLNTQRIMQNNAAVFRTQETLEEGCQLISKAWESYHDVKISDRSLIWNSDLIETIELENLLINACITMYSAEARKESRGAHAREDFTTRDDERWMKHSLGYWENEKVRLAYRRVHMNTLDDEIESFPPKARVY; encoded by the exons ATGTGGCGCGGCTGCGTCTCGCGCGGCCTCTCCAAGGCAAAGGCCTCCGCCTCCAGGCTCTTCTCCACGACCTCG TCTTCGTACACGGTGGTGGACCACTCGTATGACGCGGTGGTGGTGGGCGCAGGAGGCGCAGGTCTCCGGGCGGCCATCGGGCTCTCGGAGCACGGCTTCAACACCGCCTGCATCACCAAGCTCTTCCCCACGCGGTCGCATACCGTCGCAGCGCAG GGAGGCATAAATGCTGCTCTAGGAAACATGAGCGAAGATGACTGGAGGTGGCATATGTATGATACGGTCAAGGGAAGCGACTGGCTTG GTGATCAAGATTCTATCCAATATATGTGCAGAGAAGCACCAAAAGCTGTTATAGAACTTGAAAATTATGGATTGCCATTTTCAAGAACTGAAGATGGAAAGATATACCAACGTGCATTTGGAGGCCAGAGTTTAGATTTCGGGAAAG GTGGACAGGCCTACCGATGTGCATGTGCTGCTGACAGGACAGGGCATGCTATGCTCCACACGTTATATGGTCAAGCCATGAAGCATAACACTCagttttttgtagaatattttgcACTAGACCTTCTCATGGACAATGAAG GCAACTGCCAGGGAGTCATTGCCTTAAACATGGAGGATGGCACCCTTCACCGTTTCCGTGCAACAAATACAATTCTAGCCACAGGG GGTTACGGCAGGGCCTACTTCTCAGCAACCTCAGCTCACACATGTACTGGAGATGGCAATGCCATGGTTGCACGTGCTGGTTTACCTCTTCAA GATCTTGAGTTCGTCCAGTTCCATCCTACAGGCATATATGGTGCTGGATGCCTCATCACTGAAG GATCCCGTGGTGAGGGTGGTATTCTTAGGAACAGTGAAGGTGAGCGTTTCATGGAACGATATGCTCCTACTGCAAAGGATCTTGCTTCTCGTGATGTTGTTTCAAGATCCATGACAATGGAAATTAGAGAAGGACGTGGTGTTG GGCCATTGAAGGATCACATCTATTTGCATCTTAACCATCTGCCTCCTGAAGTTCTCAAGGAAAGACTTCCTGGTATATCTGAAACTGCTGCTATTTTTGCTGGTGTTGACGTCACCAAGGAGCCCATTCCAGTTTTGCCTACCGTTCACTACAACATGGGTGGGATCCCAACAAACTACCATGGGGAG GTTGTGGATATCAAGGGTGATAATCCAGATACTGTTATTCCTGGTTTAATGGCTGCTGGAGAAGCAGCGTGCGCGTCTGTTCATGGTGCAAATCGTTTGGGTGCAAATTCACTTCTTGACATAGTTGTGTTTGGTAGAGCTTGTGCAAACAGGGTAGCTGAGATTTCGAGACCAG GTGACAAGCAGAAACCTCTGGAAAAAGGTGCAGGGGAGAAGACTATAGCATGGCTGGACAAGCTGAGAAATGCAAATGGATCATTGCCAACTTCCAAGATCCGTCTTAACACACAACGTATTATGCAAAATAATGCTGCAGTTTTTCGTACACAAGAAACGCTTGAAGAAG GTTGTCAACTGATCAGCAAAGCATGGGAAAGTTATCATGACGTGAAGATCAGTGACCGAAGCCTCATATG GAATTCAGACTTGATAGAAACCATAGAGCTGGAAAATCTGTTAATAAATGCATGCATAACTATGTATTCAGCAGAGGCTCGGAAGGAAAGCAGAGGAGCTCATGCTCGTGAAGATTTCACG ACAAGAGACGATGAACGTTGGATGAAGCACTCACTGGG